The DNA segment ATGTGGCGATGTTCTTTCCGACCGCCAAATtaaagaagaaggcctcaGAAGCTTGCCTGGCCTCTTTGAACCACAACTTCATCCAACATTTCCTCATATGCTATTGTCATATCAAGTCCCCCTGAAATGCATTTTGCTGTGAGACGGTTATTCTCCAGGCGCAAGCAACGTATAAGGGCCGGCCCTCATACACTGTTCGCCAGCATGCTCCCGAGAAGACTTCGGGTCAACACGAAAGGGACGGAGTGCTACAAGCCCATTCCTCTCAGAACTGCGTTTTCACTTATCATTGCCCTATAGTGcgtaacgtacattataagcgagtcgcgcatataagcgagtcgcgcactggccattgcgacgcgttctctctacacttaacatcatttttctctacaacccaacatgccacctactttaaaggaagcgagggtaatcttagcccttgaagctctccaaaaggacgaaaaattacgcctcagagccgcagctaagctctataatgtaccaccatcaaccctccgtgaccgacgcgctggccggcctgcacgacgcgacaccacgcccaattcgaagaagctcactcaatcagaagaggatgctattattcaatacgttattgagctatgtgcgcgagcttttccaccaagattgcgtggtgtggaagatatggccaaccaactgctacgcgtacgcgacgcgcccctgttggcaagctctgggcacacaacttcgtcaaacgccagccacagctccgtacgcgttttacacgtagatacgactaccagagggccaagtgcgaggatccaaaggtcatcagcgagtggttcacgcttgtgcggaacaccaaggccaagtacggtattgtggatgacgatgtctacaacttcgacgagactgggtttatgatgggtattatcttcgcgggcatggtagttacgacctcagacggccttagcaaggcgaaactggcccagcctggcaaccgcgaatgggcaacggtgatccagggagtcaatgccctcggctgggctatccctcccttcatcatcttggccgcacagtaccaccttgctaactggtacaccgagtgcaacctaccgtctacctggcgcatcgcaaccaccgataatggctggactaccaatccggtaggcctagattggatcaagcacttcgactatcacacagcgtcccgcacaaagggcaaataccggttgttgatcctcgacggccacgaaagccaccactcgactgaatttgagcgctactgccagcagaacaacatcatcacgctctgcatgcctccgcattcttcacactacctccagccactcgatgtcggctgcttggggccattgaagcaggcgtacggccgccagatcgaggacttgatgcgcatgcatatcaaccacgtaagcaagctcgagttcctctgtgccttccgcgaggccttttttgcctctataacagagaagaatatacagggtggctttgcaggtgctggccttgcgccgtacgatccagagagggtgctttccaagctagatgtaaagcttcgtacgccaacacctccaaactcacggcccggcactgcacaaccttgggtcttccagacaccacacaacccccgagaagctgactcgcagtcaacgcttatcaagactcgcattgccaaccatcaaaatagctccccgacttcaatgttggctgctgtggaccagcttgctaagagtacaatggctgtgatgcaccaggtggctctccttcgtgcagagaacacttcacccgcaagaccaacgaggcactaagtaagcgccggagagccaaaaacacgtgtgcggctcggaggatcacttactctgcaagatgcaaaggatatacttgaccagaaggccgtgggtggggaggcagcgcaagaaacgcagcaggatggcggtaatgcaggggagctcgtacgaaggttcggtgctgtggtgtgtgcggcaagcctggccataatgcacgtacatgccaggaggctgcagaatcatctgattcatctgtttctgattcagttattgtagtttcctagtgttgtggttgtgtaattgaggatagttgtggtagggtaacagagagtgcgcgactcgcttatatgcgcgactcgcttataatgtacgttacaTTTTCTGACTGAAAATACATATAAGTGCTACTGACACtgaggtggttgtgaagCATCTGCTGTCTTCTTGGTCTGGTGGAAACAAGTCTTCGAAGATTCCACATCTCCTATGATCGACGAACTCTGCCCAATGATACGGCCAGTTTTTGGCATGGACCTTTTGTTAGTATTCCACTTATcccgccaaagccaacagCGGGTGCAATGTATACTTTACCTGGCCTTCAACCGAGATGGATACTGGGTCAGGAAAAAGGATTAAGAGCAGCCAACACCACAGCAAATGGTACAGTCCCAGCACTTCCAACGATTACATCCAGTCAAATAGCATCAACCGTCAGCCCGACACCAACGGTTACAACTTCGCCAGCCTGGTTGGAGTCACTAGAAGGTCCATTTCGATCTGTTGGACGCAACGCCTATTTTTGGGACGAGAGTCTATCGGTGGAGAATGGAACGAGAAGACTATGTTCCAAAAAGACTTCCCTCACTCGACGAGCGCCCATTCCACCCCTCGATAACTGGGGTCGGCTAACAGGTCCACGCCACAGCTTTCGTTTTTCGCTTCTGAGTACAGGAGGCGGCTATACCATCCCCGGTGCAGGCTCTTTTGCCACACGCAACCTTCTTGCCATATGGCATGACCCCTTAAACTCTCAATCCAGCAGCACAGCCATGAAGCGTGATGTGGGTCTAATAGACAAAATATACGGAGCCCCAGGGAAGGACGAGCCAGAATACCTTACAACTCCCCCTGAGTCTTGCACAGTGGTATGCAGTGGGTCAGCATTGATATTCTTAGACCAGGCCTGTTGGGAAgggtggttggtgacctCAACGCAATGGACTTTGTTCTCTACATTCAACATGCCGTTCAAGATGTTGAGTTTTTTAAGCTTGGTCGCGGACTTTAACAATGGACACAAAGATCAACCATGCAGCAGCCCAGACTCCAGTGGCTTGGAAGGGGACCAGGTGCAGAGTCTGGTGTTTGAGCAGAATCGACACGAAGAAGAACACAGTAAGAGCACAACTACTCTTGATACAGGGTCTACGAGATCCTCGATAGCCCTTTCATCAACTGTGGCTTCCTCATTAGCGATATTTTCTCCTTCATCGACGGCTTCTTTTTCGTCGACAGCTTCTCTGCCGTCGACagcttcttcgtcatccacGCTTTTGTCATCCTCGACAGAATTACTGACTGATCAATCGCCCttgaccatcatcagcagcatTACACATAGTGGTTTAAGCCCTAGCACATTGACCGAAAGTAGTACCCAAACGAACAACACTGTTACTCAGTCCACCATAGAgacttcaacttcaaccccaaccggTATCAGCCACTATAACCagtcaacaacccaaccagaAAGCTTCACATACACCGGGAGTAGCCTTCTGAATACATCAACAGAGGAAAGCATAGCTACAAGTAGCAACGCTCATAGTACAACATTGACGCGCAATCTTGAAGTAACCGAAGAGTCAAAACCTTTTGCTGGGGGTTCCAGTGGTCGCACTGTTCAATTCACGCAGACAATGGAGCGTTCGGATAGCCCACCAAAAGGCAATGAAACAAAGAATCCTGCAGAATCACACTTTCTTGTGTCCCAAACAAGGATTTCAACAACTAAGACTTCAACGACTAGGAGTTCAACAACTAAGACTTCAACAATCAGGTTCACAAACTCTTTGTCCAAACAAACACAATACTCGTCAGCCCTAAGTGCAACACAATTACGTCAATCAGTTGAATCTCACTCAAGCCAAGACCATAATGACAAAACAGTCAGTGGCACATCATTACCGACAACCCCTCCTAGCATGGAACGACTGAGTGATACATCACCTGTTTCAGTCACAGAAACGCAGTTTCTAGCGGTCTTATCGACTGAACACGATGGAATAACCGGCTCATTGATCATGGAAACACAGCCTTCCCATAGTCTTGCTTCTCTAACACAAATCTACACCCTGAGTATTATacaaaaaacaacaaccatcCAACCTACAGAATCTATCGAGGATTCAACGATCAACACCGCATCAAAACCATACAAAGAGGCCATTGGGCCACCTACATCAACATCTATCTATACAAACTACGGGACTTCAGCTGCCCTGGCTATCTCTATTACTACTACAGATTTACCGtcgccctcatcaacaacccacaCGCCAGCTGTAACAGTCAGCTCGGTAGTGGGCGAAACACCAACACTGCCTTTCCTTCACCCCATTTCTTTGGCAGACTACATCTTAGCGGCGTATGTACCGGTAATGATCACATTGCCCCTCGCAGCTCTGGCACAAATATTGTGCCTGGAGGTCAAAACACTTGCTCCATTTCACGCACTCAGTGGGCCAACGGGGGCAGGAGCTATAGATTCATTATGCCTTTCGACAGGCGGCTTTCCGGGGATATATAGAAGCATTTGTCTTTGTTTTCGGCGACACGGTCGACAGCCCTTATTATTTCTGGTCGATCTCCTCGTCTGGACCACGGCCATCATTGTCTCACTCTCCAGCGAGGCTTTCGGCATCAAGCTCTATGGTAAATGCAAACACAACGACTTTAGGGGATGCTACATGGGCATCGCGGTATTCGACACTCAAAGCCGGATCATTCAGGGGCTGCTGGCCTTCGCCTTGGGTCTTATTCTGTTCATCATGTACCGACTCCGAAACTGGCAAACTGGCATTGATGCGCCCCACGGCCGAAGCATCGCAGCCATATCTATGCTAGTTACTGAGCCACGTACGCGCAGAGTTTTCCAACATCTCAAACCCAATCCCCATACCGGGAGACTCAGTAACAGGGAAATGACCCGTCAGCTCGAGGGGTATATCTTCAAACTGGCACCTATCGCATCACACCTGATAGGTTATAAGCACCTTGTCTTTTCCAGGCCCACCCAAGCATTACGAAGAGCCAAACCACAAAAGACGCCGAACAGACGCCGCTCCAAATTTATGGCATTCTTTGATCAACTCCCGCAGGGATTTCTTCCCCCGTTCTTTATTATCCTCGGTATATTCGGCTTTATAATTCTGATAATATGCTATGAAACAACCACAGGAGATACTTCGTTCGAGCACTTCATGAACTCTCAGGGCTTTGGCGTGAAGCTCCTTTTTACCGGACTGGGTGTAGTGATATCACTGTTCTGGGATGATTACTTTACACGTAAGTAACATATTGCTTTTCTGTCAACCCAACAACGGCCCATACTGACCAGCCACTCTCACAAACTAGAGGTGGCACTAAAAGAGCCAGACCGCCAGTTCAACCGCTGGCCGCGCCCTTCCAAGGCCTCTTCCGttttcctcctttccccGCCAACCACTGCTTTTTCTGCCCTCACCCCTGCTACCCTTCACAGACGCCAGTTCTTTCTGATGTGGGTCGCCTTTGTCACCGTGCTATCAAAGATCACACCCTTGCTGCTCTCCAACATCCCCTTCAGCCCATGGCTGACCTGGGAGACACATCGTGTCTGTACCTGGACTGCAGTTACTATCTTGACGATAATGGTTCTTACGCTGGGATACGGTCTTATATTTGTTAAGTATTCTCGGTGGCCGTCACACCCAGGAAGACTCGGTGGCATTATCTATTACCTATTGACAATGCCCTCTAATAATACTGGAAGAACGCCGATCTTGCGGTTTATTGACGATGGAATGGCACCAGGCTCACATAGGGAGGATATCGAGCTAGGGAATATCCAACGTCGTTAAAAGCTATTATTTAGGTATACTGTATCCTAAAAATAATCTAACCCTTTAAAACGTTACCCAGACTTCTTAGGAGTGACATTAACTCCCACTAGATTACCAGCCCTATACGCTTTAAGAACCTTTATAAAGGATAAGATACCCTCCGACCAGATACCTATCCTCGCACTCTTCATTATCTCGGCAGGATCCTAATTTGGCTTATTAAACTCGCCCTCGGACGTAGTATACCCCGGTGTTCATTCGGTGCAAATCGAGGATGACGACTGGGGCAGAGCCGCCATATCTAGACGGTAATGCGTTAGAACGAGTGGGAAAGGAAGCCGAGTTGAATGACTTACCCAAGATTCTTTCCCCTCGACACTGTCCACATGGGTACCTCGAACCTGTTCGCCGCCCGGACAAGCTCACGCACTTGGTCAACCGTGTCGGGACGAACTGCTGGCCCAGGGCGGTGCGGCCGAGACAAGGGGAATGGATCACCGTAGGCGACACTCCCATCCAGGCCCTCTGGGGCACCAGAGGTTGGCTCTCTCGACACATTCTCAGAGTCCACGATAGCCTCGGCGGCGGTAAGAAATTTCTCCAGTTACATGGTGACGTTGTTATGGATGCAAAGTTGAAGAGATCAAGTTGAAAAAGCGACCAGCTTCTGTGTTGGGTGAAGGATTTAACAGGTACATATTGAATCCAAAAGCATGGAGTTCTAGGTTCTCGGAACCTCGGACAGGTCCATGTTCTCCATCTTTGGTCATGCGTCCCCTTCCATCGCGACGCTGGCATCCATGGAAATCATCATGGGATGTGGAACGTGGCCGCTCCGAAAGACAATCTCCATGAGGTCGCCATCGAGAAGCCTGTGACGTCGGAAACTTGATAACCAATTGCTGGTGTTTTGATTCGCGGGATTGGGAATAGAGGCTCAGAGGCTGGGGTAAGGTGTGGAGAATCGAAGCTGTTCGGAACCTAGCTTGTAGATCGCGGGGGAGGGCCGTCTCACAAACTAATCGGAATCACGGAATTTCGGAATACAGTGGGGCTTGATTTCCGAGCTGTTTGGAAATGCGCCTGGGTCAATTGATGTTCCCCACAGCCACAGCGAGTTGATATCAACCCAAGTTATTCAAACAGAGAGGCTCGTGTCGATGCATATATTGATGACCAAAGACCTCAAGGCACCTAAGGTATGCTTCATTCctcattcatcatcatttttctttcttaCTGACTGTTGCTATTAtgctccccccaccacctaACCCCAACGGCCCAAATGGGTTCTTTGGGCTGCATTCATCATGGTCCAGCGTCAGGTCTCCCTTTGAGCACGGCGTCGTGGGACGCTTCGAGGGCGAGGTGACCGATCTAGTGGTGTTCGGCGAGATCCCCAAGGGGCTCAACGGAACCTTCTGTAAGTTGCCCGGTGTTGCTGTCTCTTTCTGTCAAAGAAACACACACTGACGAGAGTGCTCATACAGACCGCATCATGGTTGATCCATTTTACCCCCTCCAAGAAGGCAATGCACCTATAGAAGGTGACGGGAACGTATGTGCCCTGCGCATCAAAGATGGCCGGGGCGATCTAAAGATCCGCTACGTCGACACTGAACGCCTCGTAAGTCCAATTGCATACCTGCTCTCTGTTCGCTCCGTGGTCAGTTGGCTGACGTGTCGCATTCACACAGAGGCTGGAGCGTCAAGCCAACAAGCGCTTATTCGGATTGTATCGTAATCCTTTCACACATCATCCCTGTGTCCGCGCAGCTGTGGACAGcaccgccaacaccaacctcgtctACTGGGCTGGaaagctcctcgccctcaaagAATCCGCGCAGCCCTATCAAGTCCACCCCGACACGCTTGAAACAATCATCTACGACCCCTTCAACTCCACAGGCTTGACATTCTCTGCCCATCCCAAGGTTGACCCGTATACAAGAGAGCTAGTTGTGTTCGGTTACGAAGCGAAGGGCCTCGGCACAGACGACGTCGTCATCTACGCCCTCGACGAGCAGGTGCAATTCACGATGAGCAGTGGATCAAGAGCCCGTGGCCCGCATTCATCCACGACTGTGCTCTCACCGCCAACTTCATCATCCTGGTTCTGTGGCCCTACAAAACTGACGTAGACCACATGAAGAAGGGTGGTCAGCACTGGATCTACAGCAAGGACCTCCCAGCAACATTCGTCGTTGTCCCTCGACACCCCAACGACCTTCCTACTGGATGGAAGAGGGGAGAGACCAGAGTCTACCACTCGGATCATGCCGTCCTTCTCCACACAGCCGGGTCGTGGGAGGAAACAGCCGGGAACGGTGACGTGAGCCTCTATTTTGAGAGCTCGCGGATCCGCTACAACCTTTTTCCTGTCTTTGGCCCGCCAACTGACAAGCCATTTGGAGACTTCCAGGCTGATTACGTCAGGTGGGAGATCGAcctcaccaaaccaaccaacactcGCGTTGTTGACCCTGCTGTGATCTTGGATATGCCTGGAGGAATGGCCAGGGTTGATGAGCGCTTCTTGACAAAGCCATACGACAAGTTTTTCTGTCCTGTTATTCCCCCAGGGAAGCAGAGACCTATCCCGCCAATTCTGCCTATCGGTCTGCATGCATACGTTATGCTTGACAAGCCCAGTGGGAAGGTTAATATGTTTGATCCTGGCCAGGGGTGCACAGTGGAGGAGCCAATCTTTGTGCCCAGGACAAAGGATGCACcggagggtgatggttgggtgCTGGGTATGATTCAGAGGATGGATGTCAACAGGAGtgatttggtggtgttggataCAAGGGACTTTGGGAACccggtggcggtggttcAGTTGCCCTTTAAAATAAAGGGGCAGATTCATGGCAACTGGGTTGATGCGTTGCCGGGAGAGAAGAGCATCACAAGAATTCTGGAACCGGTTGAGAAGATTATGGGGAAGGGAGCTTTGTAGAATCAGTAAACGGTAGATATCGAGTTATGTAGGTACCGTCCAGTATCATGTGTTTGACTTGTATCTGCCAGGTGTCGATCACTGCCTCGGAACATAGCTCAGCCCTCTAGGTTCTCTTGGTGTGAACACGGCGTTGAACGTCCCAGCCTTCAAGATCAAGTTGTCCTTCGACTCCGAGTAGATCCTCTTTCCGTCCTCACCTGGCGCAGAGTTCCAGGTGTAGCTGTAGACGGTGTAGGCCAACACAAGTCGAACAACGGCCATGCCCATCCTCTTTCCAACACAATTGTTTGGTCCAACCAACCACGGAATGAACGCCTCACGGTCCTTTACAAACTTTGCTTGATCCAACCATCTCTCCGGTTTGAACTCTTCGGGCGCCAGGTAAAACTCTTCGCTTCGATGAAGCGCGTATCCCGGCACTCGAACAGCTACACCGCCTGGAATGTGAATGCCGTCCACGGTGATCCCCTCAGGTGGTGTAAGTCTCGGTCCGTTATTGGCCACGGGGTTGTCTAGCCTCATCGTCTGCAGCGCTTGTGTTAGTGCAAAGGTAACAAAGGGACCAGCCGGTCACCAGCAAGCCAGACGGGACTGTATGGACACACCTCATTAATAAGTGCATCCAGAAGCGGGATCTTGGAGAGGTCTCGGTCTGTGAATTCCTCCGGGATAGTCTCGCCGTAGACCTTCTTGATGTGGGAATGAAGGAGATCCTGATAGACTCGATGGCGGGCGAGGTGGTAGAAGAGATATGAAAGCACCACGCCGATGGTGTCACTGAGCAGAGGTTAGTTGACTGGAAAGAAAGGTATGAGGCTGAAAGAAACTTACGTAGCCCCAATTAAGACCAAAGCCGAGTCTGAATAAAAGATATTCTTGTTGAAAAAGGCAATCGGCTTCTCTGATCTCATGTCATCCAAAAAGTGTTGCAGGATGTCCCCCTTGTTGCTGTCTTCTTCCTGTTGTTACGCACTTTTGTCAGTAACCCCGGTCGAAGATCAATCACTGCCAAGACAAACTCACCGCAGCCCTCCGATCAGCCATCTCCATTGTCAACCGATCAAACTCCGCCGACTCCTTTCCCAAATTCAGATCCTTAGCAATACTCAACGGCCAGCAAAGCTCCCCCGTTCGTCCAAACTGCCCAAACAAGCTCTCCAGCAAATGCAGCATCCtgttctcctccccagcctcaaTACTCCTAAACTCATAGCTGAACCCAACCTTGCCCATGTGATCAAACGGGATCAGCAGCGAGAACAACGAAGTGTTGATCGGTTGACCGTTCAAGCTCGCAATCTTGTTCAACCATCGATGACAGACTTCTCGTGTTTTGGGCTCGTGGATCGCGAGGGCTATTTCATGTCAGTCCCACACCctgccaccaacaccgagaGACTTACCCTTGGTGGTAAACGCCCTCTCCCAAATCTTCCTTCTCGGCCCATGCTCCTCCCTGGTAAGCACAGAGTTGAGATTATGCGCCCCCTTGAAGTGAATCACATCGTATATGCCCGCGTTCAACTTGCGGCATCCGCTGTCTCTGGCATGAATCTTTTGTATCCCCTCTACACTCAACATAAACACCTCGTTGGGTGCGATGCGCACAAAGTTGCCATATTTTTTGAAGAGTTTTGTTTGCTCGAGGTGCATTTGACCATTGCGCGCGGTGTATGGACCGTATAGCTTTGTTATTTTTGCGAGAAACGGGCCTGGTATGTgtcggagggggtggaagaagagccgGTAGGTGATTATGCTCGTGAATAGGGTGGTCAGGTACGAGAGGGCTATGGCTGTGGAGGTGATCAGACCGGGGAAAACGCCGAGCTGGGTAATTGAGTAGCCTGTTAGGCATaggaaggtggtgaagtGGACGAGAATAATGCGCAGTGCCGAGGTATCGTGAAAGCCGCGGATGAAGTAAAGGGTGTGAGAGAGAAAGCCAGTGGCAGAGGCCAGGAGGCAAGGGATGACAAGGTCGAGCTTGTCAGgtgtggggaagaggggTCGTTGAATGAGGTGATCCATGATCACGGCTGTTTGTGGAGAGGACAACAGGTTTGAAGACTCAGGTAGAACATGGCAGTGAGGCATGTGTGTGTGACCGCGGACTCATATGTGTTTTCGAAAGCCATCACGCTGGAACGGAGCGGCGTTTGGCACGCTCGGCTTTACTGTGTCATCCCCGATGATCGATCTTGCAGATTGGAAATACGGGTTCCACCTGcatgttgctgaggtgaGCGTTGCGTCCGGCGAGATTG comes from the Podospora pseudocomata strain CBS 415.72m chromosome 5, whole genome shotgun sequence genome and includes:
- a CDS encoding hypothetical protein (COG:S; EggNog:ENOG503P4NS); the encoded protein is MPFKMLSFLSLVADFNNGHKDQPCSSPDSSGLEGDQVQSLVFEQNRHEEEHSKSTTTLDTGSTRSSIALSSTVASSLAIFSPSSTASFSSTASLPSTASSSSTLLSSSTELLTDQSPLTIISSITHSGLSPSTLTESSTQTNNTVTQSTIETSTSTPTGISHYNQSTTQPESFTYTGSSLLNTSTEESIATSSNAHSTTLTRNLEVTEESKPFAGGSSGRTVQFTQTMERSDSPPKGNETKNPAESHFLVSQTRISTTKTSTTRSSTTKTSTIRFTNSLSKQTQYSSALSATQLRQSVESHSSQDHNDKTVSGTSLPTTPPSMERLSDTSPVSVTETQFLAVLSTEHDGITGSLIMETQPSHSLASLTQIYTLSIIQKTTTIQPTESIEDSTINTASKPYKEAIGPPTSTSIYTNYGTSAALAISITTTDLPSPSSTTHTPAVTVSSVVGETPTLPFLHPISLADYILAAYVPVMITLPLAALAQILCLEVKTLAPFHALSGPTGAGAIDSLCLSTGGFPGIYRSICLCFRRHGRQPLLFLVDLLVWTTAIIVSLSSEAFGIKLYGKCKHNDFRGCYMGIAVFDTQSRIIQGLLAFALGLILFIMYRLRNWQTGIDAPHGRSIAAISMLVTEPRTRRVFQHLKPNPHTGRLSNREMTRQLEGYIFKLAPIASHLIGYKHLVFSRPTQALRRAKPQKTPNRRRSKFMAFFDQLPQGFLPPFFIILGIFGFIILIICYETTTGDTSFEHFMNSQGFGVKLLFTGLGVVISLFWDDYFTQVALKEPDRQFNRWPRPSKASSVFLLSPPTTAFSALTPATLHRRQFFLMWVAFVTVLSKITPLLLSNIPFSPWLTWETHRVCTWTAVTILTIMVLTLGYGLIFVKYSRWPSHPGRLGGIIYYLLTMPSNNTGRTPILRFIDDGMAPGSHREDIELGNIQRR
- a CDS encoding hypothetical protein (COG:Q; EggNog:ENOG503NXPU); translated protein: MLPPPPNPNGPNGFFGLHSSWSSVRSPFEHGVVGRFEGEVTDLVVFGEIPKGLNGTFYRIMVDPFYPLQEGNAPIEGDGNVCALRIKDGRGDLKIRYVDTERLRLERQANKRLFGLYRNPFTHHPCVRAAVDSTANTNLVYWAGKLLALKESAQPYQVHPDTLETIIYDPFNSTGLTFSAHPKVDPYTRELVVFGYEAKGLGTDDVVIYALDEQWIKSPWPAFIHDCALTANFIILVLWPYKTDVDHMKKGGQHWIYSKDLPATFVVVPRHPNDLPTGWKRGETRVYHSDHAVLLHTAGSWEETAGNGDVSLYFESSRIRYNLFPVFGPPTDKPFGDFQADYVRWEIDLTKPTNTRVVDPAVILDMPGGMARVDERFLTKPYDKFFCPVIPPGKQRPIPPILPIGLHAYVMLDKPSGKVNMFDPGQGCTVEEPIFVPRTKDAPEGDGWVLGMIQRMDVNRSDLVVLDTRDFGNPVAVVQLPFKIKGQIHGNWVDALPGEKSITRILEPVEKIMGKGAL
- a CDS encoding hypothetical protein (COG:Q; EggNog:ENOG503NWCS), which translates into the protein MPHCHVLPESSNLLSSPQTAVIMDHLIQRPLFPTPDKLDLVIPCLLASATGFLSHTLYFIRGFHDTSALRIILVHFTTFLCLTGYSITQLGVFPGLITSTAIALSYLTTLFTSIITYRLFFHPLRHIPGPFLAKITKLYGPYTARNGQMHLEQTKLFKKYGNFVRIAPNEVFMLSVEGIQKIHARDSGCRKLNAGIYDVIHFKGAHNLNSVLTREEHGPRRKIWERAFTTKALAIHEPKTREVCHRWLNKIASLNGQPINTSLFSLLIPFDHMGKVGFSYEFRSIEAGEENRMLHLLESLFGQFGRTGELCWPLSIAKDLNLGKESAEFDRLTMEMADRRAAEEDSNKGDILQHFLDDMRSEKPIAFFNKNIFYSDSALVLIGATDTIGVVLSYLFYHLARHRVYQDLLHSHIKKVYGETIPEEFTDRDLSKIPLLDALINETMRLDNPVANNGPRLTPPEGITVDGIHIPGGVAVRVPGYALHRSEEFYLAPEEFKPERWLDQAKFVKDREAFIPWLVGPNNCVGKRMGMAVVRLVLAYTVYSYTWNSAPGEDGKRIYSESKDNLILKAGTFNAVFTPREPRGLSYVPRQ